From Spartinivicinus ruber, the proteins below share one genomic window:
- a CDS encoding substrate-binding periplasmic protein, whose amino-acid sequence MKAKLYLIALVLITSATYSKLWACKTLRLATGEWPPYVSQDLKHYGFISLVVAEAFKLASNDLITVEFQFFPWQRGLMLAKQGKFHGASFWGKSAEREQSFYYSNSLFTAPYVFWHLKSFKFNWQQVDDLKPYKIGGLIGANYGDAFQQAESAGQLIVERTPTEPPNFMKLLQGRIQLYPLDREVGYSILSKLYQPEQARKIVYHPTPLINPSYYLLINKKTKKAKKIITAFNIGLAQLKQSGRYEELFKLSRQGYFNLSSNKLSK is encoded by the coding sequence TTGAAAGCAAAGCTTTACCTTATAGCACTAGTACTTATAACAAGTGCTACGTATAGTAAATTATGGGCTTGTAAAACTCTACGCTTAGCGACTGGGGAGTGGCCACCTTATGTATCTCAAGATTTGAAACACTATGGCTTTATTAGCTTGGTTGTAGCTGAGGCCTTCAAGTTAGCCAGTAATGACTTGATAACCGTCGAGTTTCAATTTTTCCCCTGGCAACGTGGGCTCATGCTGGCCAAACAAGGAAAGTTTCATGGCGCTTCTTTCTGGGGGAAAAGTGCTGAAAGAGAGCAGTCTTTTTACTACTCTAACTCCCTATTCACTGCACCATATGTATTCTGGCACCTGAAGTCATTCAAATTTAATTGGCAGCAGGTAGATGATTTAAAACCTTATAAAATAGGTGGGTTGATTGGAGCTAATTATGGTGATGCATTCCAGCAAGCTGAGTCTGCAGGGCAATTGATTGTTGAACGAACTCCAACAGAACCACCCAACTTTATGAAATTACTTCAAGGCCGTATCCAACTTTATCCCTTGGATAGAGAAGTGGGCTATTCCATTTTAAGCAAGCTTTATCAGCCAGAACAGGCTAGAAAAATTGTATACCATCCCACGCCTCTCATTAACCCAAGCTATTACTTATTGATTAATAAAAAAACAAAAAAAGCCAAAAAAATAATAACTGCATTTAATATTGGATTAGCCCAATTAAAACAAAGTGGACGCTATGAAGAGTTATTTAAGCTATCAAGACAAGGATATTTTAATTTATCCTCTAATAAACTTTCAAAATAA
- a CDS encoding IS5 family transposase: MDYPTDLTDTQWEILSPVLPASKWQPGNRGRPPVNRRLIMNGLLYVLTTGCQWRMVPKDFGCWQTVYGYFNSWSQQGVWETIMDTFRKCYREKVGRKADPSAGCIDSQSIKTHTQGIHVGFDGGKKVKGRKRHILVDTLGIIICVVVTSAAVGEREGLKQLLKGYVAKGMTSLLKIWLDSGYSGTPIIDWVKDFHQATREIILEVVERAGKGFNVIKQRWVVERTFSWLINYRRHAKDYEVLTKNSEAMIQIAMLHILVRRIA; this comes from the coding sequence ATGGATTATCCAACAGATTTAACTGATACACAATGGGAAATACTGAGCCCTGTATTACCTGCATCCAAATGGCAACCTGGCAATAGAGGCAGACCACCCGTTAATAGACGCCTAATCATGAATGGCTTGCTTTATGTCCTAACAACTGGCTGTCAGTGGCGAATGGTGCCTAAAGACTTTGGCTGTTGGCAGACAGTATACGGTTATTTTAATTCCTGGAGCCAGCAGGGGGTTTGGGAAACCATTATGGATACCTTCAGGAAATGCTATCGTGAAAAAGTAGGAAGAAAAGCCGATCCCAGTGCAGGTTGTATTGATAGTCAAAGTATTAAAACTCATACGCAAGGTATTCATGTTGGTTTTGATGGTGGTAAAAAAGTAAAAGGTCGCAAACGTCATATTTTAGTTGATACGCTTGGTATTATTATCTGTGTTGTAGTGACTTCAGCTGCCGTTGGTGAGCGAGAGGGATTAAAACAGCTACTTAAGGGCTATGTTGCAAAAGGCATGACGAGTTTACTCAAAATTTGGCTGGATAGCGGTTATTCTGGCACGCCTATTATTGATTGGGTTAAAGACTTTCATCAAGCTACTCGAGAAATTATTCTAGAGGTGGTTGAAAGGGCAGGTAAAGGATTCAATGTTATTAAACAGCGCTGGGTGGTTGAGCGTACTTTTTCTTGGCTAATTAACTATAGACGACATGCTAAAGACTATGAGGTTCTAACAAAAAATAGTGAAGCAATGATACAGATCGCCATGTTACATATTTTAGTCAGGAGAATCGCTTAA
- a CDS encoding ribonucleoside triphosphate reductase, protein MLSTNTVESLPLLDIHHTYQEYLTKQDWRIKANANQGYSLGGLILNTSGKMTAHYWLYSLYPEAVRSAHINADFHIHDLDMLGGYCAGWSLRQLLYEGFNGVAGKVESAPPKHISTALGQIVNFLGTLQNEWAGAQAFSSFDTYLAPYIRKDQLNYQQVKQLIQEFIYNLNIPSRWGTQTPFTNLTFDWTCPTDLQTQIPIIAGEEQPFSYGELSNEMAMINQAFIEVMTEGDDKGRVFTFPIPTYNITPDFDWESENTERLFAMTARYGLPYFQNFLNSDLKPHMVRSMCCRLQLDVRELLKRGNGLFGSAEQTGSLGVVTINCARLGYLHKGDKQALFQQLDYLLNTAKESLEIKRHVVQQLMDEGLYPYTKRYLGTLRNHFATIGVNGINEMVRNFSNDQEDITTNQGQQLASELLAHIKTKIVEFQQQTGQLYNLEATPAEGTAYRFAKEDQKRFTDIIQCGPADAPYYTNSSQLPVGYTDDPFLALEMQEPLQRAYTGGTVLHLYMAEPISSSISCRKLVKAALSNFKVPYITITPTFSICPVHGYLPGEHEFCPKCDQAIIANDL, encoded by the coding sequence ATGTTAAGTACAAATACTGTCGAATCCCTACCACTCTTGGATATACACCACACCTACCAGGAATATTTGACCAAGCAAGACTGGCGGATCAAAGCCAATGCTAACCAAGGTTATTCTTTAGGTGGTCTGATTTTAAACACTTCAGGCAAAATGACTGCCCACTACTGGCTCTACAGCCTTTACCCCGAAGCAGTGAGAAGTGCACATATCAATGCTGACTTTCACATTCACGACCTAGACATGTTGGGTGGTTATTGTGCTGGCTGGTCATTACGCCAACTGTTGTACGAAGGGTTTAATGGAGTCGCGGGTAAAGTGGAGTCAGCACCACCCAAACACATATCAACAGCACTGGGGCAAATTGTTAACTTTTTAGGTACTTTGCAAAACGAATGGGCTGGTGCACAAGCTTTCAGTTCATTTGATACTTATCTAGCGCCATATATTCGTAAAGATCAACTAAATTACCAACAAGTTAAACAGCTGATACAGGAGTTTATTTATAACCTCAATATTCCTTCACGCTGGGGTACCCAAACTCCCTTTACTAATTTAACGTTTGATTGGACCTGTCCTACAGATCTGCAAACACAAATTCCTATTATTGCAGGTGAAGAGCAGCCTTTTAGCTATGGTGAGCTTAGCAACGAAATGGCTATGATCAATCAAGCCTTTATTGAGGTAATGACCGAAGGAGATGATAAAGGTCGAGTGTTTACCTTTCCTATCCCTACTTACAATATTACCCCTGACTTCGACTGGGAATCCGAAAATACTGAGCGCTTATTTGCTATGACCGCTCGATATGGCTTGCCTTATTTTCAAAATTTTTTAAATTCCGACCTAAAACCTCATATGGTACGCTCCATGTGCTGCCGCTTACAACTCGACGTACGAGAGCTGCTAAAAAGAGGCAATGGGTTATTTGGCTCTGCGGAACAAACTGGCTCATTGGGCGTGGTTACTATTAATTGTGCCCGGCTGGGTTATTTACATAAAGGCGACAAACAAGCTTTATTTCAACAGTTAGATTACTTATTAAATACTGCCAAAGAAAGCCTGGAAATTAAACGTCATGTAGTACAACAACTGATGGATGAAGGCTTATACCCTTATACCAAACGCTATTTAGGGACCTTACGGAATCATTTTGCTACTATTGGGGTCAACGGTATAAACGAAATGGTTCGTAATTTTAGTAATGATCAGGAAGATATTACCACCAACCAAGGCCAGCAGTTAGCCTCAGAGTTACTGGCTCATATCAAAACTAAAATTGTTGAATTTCAACAGCAAACAGGGCAACTCTATAACCTGGAAGCCACTCCAGCAGAAGGCACTGCCTATCGCTTTGCCAAAGAAGACCAAAAACGGTTTACCGATATTATTCAGTGTGGGCCTGCCGATGCTCCCTACTATACCAACTCCAGTCAATTACCCGTGGGTTACACCGATGACCCATTTTTAGCCTTGGAGATGCAGGAACCACTTCAACGAGCTTATACCGGCGGGACCGTACTACACCTTTATATGGCCGAGCCTATTTCCAGCAGTATCAGTTGTCGTAAATTGGTTAAAGCTGCGTTAAGCAACTTTAAAGTCCCTTATATTACGATTACCCCTACTTTTTCTATTTGCCCTGTGCATGGTTATTTACCAGGCGAACACGAGTTTTGTCCAAAGTGCGATCAAGCAATTATCGCCAATGATCTTTAA
- a CDS encoding FeoC-like transcriptional regulator: protein MLLELRDFIKTQQSVSLTTLTRHFNTPAQVIEAMLVHWERKNVIIKQNPKQCNKRCNGCNIQVDTIYCYC, encoded by the coding sequence ATGTTATTAGAACTACGTGATTTTATTAAAACTCAACAGTCTGTTTCCCTCACGACGCTAACCAGGCACTTCAACACCCCAGCACAGGTTATTGAAGCGATGCTAGTCCACTGGGAACGTAAAAATGTGATCATCAAGCAAAACCCCAAACAGTGCAATAAACGCTGCAATGGCTGTAATATTCAAGTTGACACTATTTATTGCTATTGCTGA
- the feoB gene encoding Fe(2+) transporter permease subunit FeoB has product MSLSTVCLVGNPNCGKTSLFNSLTGSKQKIGNWPGVTVEKKTGYFQHNQQTIQVVDLPGLYSLDNVENTAIDEQVTLDYLLTDSSSLIINIIDAVHLQHSLYLTLQLLELGKPMIIVLNMMDKLTATKQTIAVKQLAQRLKCPVVPIVAKQAKGLPKLRELVAKTLQKPAIPLPPQPYNSLIRQALLQLSEDSQTSISQWQAINLLEKDENSLLFSAYKNPHLAWITSLQQWAKEQATNITQQMGEDLDILIANDRYQFISQITQHVVSSEACSFTPLTEKIDNIVLNRLLGIPIFLAIMYLMFMFSINIGSAFIEFFDITAGALFIDTPAYWLAQINAPNWLITLVANGIGSGIQTVATFIPIIGCLFLFLALLEDSGYMARVAFIMDKVMGWVGLPGKSFVPMLIGFGCNVPAVMATRTLESQRDRLLTICMTPFMSCGARLPVYALFAVAFFPDNGQNIVFILYLTGILLAIITGIIMKHTLLPGKSSPFILELPDYHLPTLKAILIHTWSRLKGFIARAGKVIIVMVALLSILNSLGTNATFNNENTEQSLLSITGKALTPLFTPMGITQENWPATVGIFTGVFAKEAVVGTLDTMYSQLNTVAPQTNQQALEFWKTIYLAISTIPANLAELADGWQDPFGMSIDEINNQQTVATEHTFSTIYQLFGSSHAAFAYVLFILLYTPCLATLGAIFREANACWMWLVASWTLAIAYTTATVYYQLATLSKHPGYSISWVITLLGLWIIVLILLRRRANKQPFINHKIASA; this is encoded by the coding sequence ATGTCTTTATCAACAGTCTGTTTAGTCGGTAATCCTAATTGTGGTAAAACCTCATTATTTAATTCTTTAACAGGCTCAAAACAAAAGATAGGTAACTGGCCAGGAGTAACAGTTGAAAAAAAGACAGGGTATTTTCAACATAACCAACAAACCATCCAAGTAGTGGATTTACCCGGCCTCTACTCTTTAGATAATGTCGAAAATACAGCAATTGATGAACAAGTCACCCTGGACTATTTATTAACTGATTCCTCTTCACTCATCATCAATATTATCGATGCAGTCCATTTACAACACAGTTTATATTTAACCTTGCAGTTACTTGAACTAGGCAAACCCATGATCATTGTCCTCAATATGATGGACAAACTTACAGCGACTAAGCAAACAATCGCAGTCAAGCAATTAGCACAACGATTAAAATGCCCAGTGGTGCCAATCGTGGCAAAACAGGCAAAAGGGCTACCCAAGCTGAGAGAACTAGTAGCCAAAACTCTACAAAAACCTGCCATCCCTCTACCTCCACAGCCTTATAACAGTTTAATTCGCCAGGCACTTTTACAACTAAGTGAAGACAGTCAAACCTCTATTTCACAATGGCAAGCTATTAATTTACTTGAAAAAGATGAAAACAGCCTCCTTTTTTCAGCATATAAAAACCCCCACCTTGCTTGGATAACCTCATTACAACAATGGGCTAAAGAACAAGCGACCAACATAACTCAGCAAATGGGCGAAGACTTAGATATTCTTATTGCCAATGATCGGTATCAGTTTATCAGTCAAATTACTCAACATGTAGTGTCTAGTGAAGCCTGTAGCTTCACTCCGTTAACTGAAAAAATTGATAATATTGTTCTTAACCGCCTACTAGGAATACCGATATTTTTAGCCATCATGTATTTAATGTTTATGTTTAGCATTAATATCGGCAGTGCTTTTATTGAATTTTTTGATATTACGGCAGGAGCCCTCTTTATTGATACTCCTGCTTATTGGCTTGCACAAATTAACGCACCAAACTGGCTCATTACTCTAGTAGCCAATGGCATCGGTAGTGGTATTCAAACAGTTGCCACCTTTATTCCCATTATCGGTTGTTTATTTTTATTTTTAGCCTTATTGGAAGACTCTGGTTACATGGCCAGAGTTGCCTTTATTATGGATAAAGTCATGGGATGGGTTGGCTTACCAGGCAAATCATTTGTTCCTATGTTGATTGGCTTTGGTTGTAATGTACCTGCTGTAATGGCAACCCGAACATTAGAAAGCCAACGAGACCGATTATTAACCATTTGCATGACCCCTTTTATGTCTTGTGGTGCCCGGTTACCTGTCTACGCATTGTTTGCCGTTGCCTTTTTTCCTGATAATGGCCAAAACATTGTATTTATTTTATATCTTACTGGTATTTTGCTTGCCATTATCACAGGCATAATAATGAAGCATACTCTGCTACCAGGGAAATCCAGCCCCTTTATTTTAGAGTTGCCCGATTATCATCTCCCCACTTTAAAAGCGATTCTTATTCATACCTGGAGTCGTCTGAAAGGGTTTATTGCCAGAGCAGGCAAGGTGATTATCGTGATGGTAGCGTTATTAAGTATTCTAAATAGCTTGGGAACCAATGCAACCTTTAATAACGAAAATACCGAACAATCATTACTCTCTATAACGGGTAAAGCATTAACCCCTTTGTTTACCCCGATGGGAATTACCCAAGAAAACTGGCCAGCCACAGTAGGAATTTTCACCGGCGTATTTGCCAAAGAAGCGGTAGTTGGAACCCTCGACACCATGTACAGTCAGTTAAATACCGTTGCTCCCCAGACTAACCAGCAAGCGCTCGAGTTTTGGAAAACTATTTATTTAGCTATATCCACTATTCCTGCCAACTTGGCAGAATTAGCTGATGGCTGGCAAGACCCTTTCGGTATGAGTATTGACGAAATCAATAATCAACAAACGGTTGCCACAGAACACACATTTTCAACCATTTACCAGTTATTTGGCTCATCACATGCTGCATTTGCCTATGTATTGTTTATCTTACTTTATACTCCCTGCCTGGCTACTTTAGGAGCTATTTTTCGTGAAGCCAATGCTTGCTGGATGTGGTTAGTCGCTAGCTGGACCTTGGCTATTGCCTATACCACTGCTACTGTATATTACCAACTAGCGACTTTATCCAAGCACCCTGGTTATTCAATCAGCTGGGTTATCACTTTGCTTGGGTTATGGATTATTGTGCTTATTTTGTTAAGGCGACGAGCCAACAAACAGCCCTTTATTAACCATAAAATTGCGAGTGCTTAA
- a CDS encoding peptidase domain-containing ABC transporter has translation MQSQKINRQRKIPVILQEEITECGLACMAMITSGFGQKTSLRYLRKHYPPSAESGHSIYNLVQVAGELSLRAFPIRFDINAVDTLNLPCILHWGQNHFVVLEKVSSDAITIIDPALGRRTLYREDYLDYLSGYAIELIPDVNFGQQTLFEERGLLLSDFFKYIKGIPASFFIIFATGITLQALGLLTPFYIQLTVDEAISKADTDVVYLLSIVFGLIFLYEVVFKYLNANLISYFSNSLNRKVKGNIVAYLLRLPIDYFSVRTSGDIISRVNSAEQVTNYIAGSLATSVALIIGAVISLVLMLYYSPMLSGLIFIAMTIFACSRYFFHKPLKQAAAEAINKKASSDAYLIENLSNIHSIKFGAGEIERTTLWKNNFLNYIIANRQQEKVKIVFDVLSKFCLNIEQMTIILVGSLLVIKGKLTVGELYAFIQFKFVFAENTFKVLDVILDKEVMKVHLERIYDIVSQPNENQRLDNKPKVYIEKPNTIEIRNLSYAPKGEEEPILKNVSLNISAGEIIGIVGQTGSGKTTLLNIIASLYKPSANSVFINQADMTQLNINEYRQRIGIVTQHDQLFRGTIIDNICAFAGEVDDQRLEWCAKVAEVHNDIMQFAFGYRTVIGENAGFLSAGQKQRLLIARMLYKNPDILLLDEFTSHLDRVTAAKVFNNIKQLKRTTIIVTHDFKLLPGVDRIFLMRKGHLFHDAIKDSKRKAIKP, from the coding sequence ATGCAGTCTCAAAAAATAAACCGACAGCGTAAAATTCCAGTCATTCTGCAGGAAGAAATCACTGAATGTGGGCTGGCCTGCATGGCGATGATTACCAGTGGTTTTGGTCAAAAAACGTCGTTACGCTATTTACGCAAACACTACCCTCCTTCCGCCGAATCCGGCCATAGTATATACAATTTAGTGCAAGTGGCTGGTGAGCTAAGCTTAAGAGCTTTCCCTATACGATTTGATATTAATGCAGTAGATACCCTTAACCTGCCCTGTATATTACACTGGGGGCAAAACCACTTCGTGGTTTTAGAAAAAGTCAGTAGTGATGCTATTACAATCATTGACCCAGCACTGGGACGCCGTACCCTTTACCGGGAAGATTATCTCGACTACCTTAGCGGCTATGCTATAGAGTTAATTCCAGATGTAAACTTTGGTCAACAGACACTATTTGAAGAACGCGGTTTACTGTTAAGCGATTTTTTTAAGTATATCAAAGGCATTCCCGCTTCATTTTTTATTATTTTTGCCACCGGCATAACCTTACAGGCACTCGGGTTATTAACCCCCTTTTATATCCAGCTCACCGTTGATGAAGCCATCAGTAAGGCAGATACGGATGTCGTTTACCTACTTTCCATAGTTTTTGGTTTGATCTTTCTATATGAAGTGGTATTTAAGTACCTAAATGCTAATTTAATCAGTTACTTCTCCAATAGCCTAAACAGAAAAGTTAAAGGCAATATTGTTGCTTACTTACTGCGTCTGCCTATTGACTATTTCTCTGTCAGAACTTCAGGCGACATCATTTCCCGAGTCAATTCTGCAGAGCAAGTCACTAATTACATTGCTGGCAGTTTAGCGACTTCTGTGGCTTTAATAATCGGTGCTGTAATCAGTTTAGTGTTGATGCTCTATTACAGCCCAATGCTTTCTGGGCTGATTTTTATTGCCATGACAATCTTTGCTTGTTCTCGTTACTTCTTTCATAAACCTTTGAAACAGGCTGCAGCAGAAGCTATTAACAAAAAAGCCAGTTCCGATGCTTATCTGATAGAAAATTTAAGTAATATCCATTCAATTAAATTTGGCGCCGGTGAAATTGAAAGAACCACTCTTTGGAAAAACAACTTTCTCAATTATATTATTGCTAACCGCCAACAAGAGAAAGTCAAGATTGTCTTTGATGTGCTCAGTAAGTTCTGCCTAAATATTGAACAAATGACAATTATTCTTGTTGGCAGCCTATTAGTGATTAAAGGCAAGCTGACTGTTGGGGAACTTTACGCTTTTATTCAGTTTAAGTTTGTTTTTGCAGAAAATACCTTCAAGGTATTGGATGTTATTCTAGACAAAGAAGTGATGAAAGTTCACTTGGAGCGTATTTACGATATTGTTTCTCAACCCAATGAAAACCAACGCTTGGATAATAAGCCCAAAGTTTACATTGAAAAGCCAAATACCATTGAAATTCGTAATTTAAGCTATGCTCCCAAAGGTGAAGAAGAGCCTATCTTAAAAAATGTCAGCCTGAATATAAGTGCCGGTGAAATTATTGGCATTGTTGGGCAAACAGGTAGTGGCAAAACAACACTGCTGAATATTATTGCCAGCTTATACAAGCCGTCAGCCAATAGTGTCTTTATTAATCAGGCTGATATGACCCAGTTGAATATCAATGAATATCGTCAACGCATCGGAATTGTCACCCAACATGATCAACTGTTTCGTGGCACTATTATTGATAATATCTGTGCTTTTGCTGGTGAAGTGGATGATCAACGTTTAGAGTGGTGTGCCAAAGTTGCAGAAGTACATAATGATATTATGCAGTTTGCCTTTGGTTATCGCACCGTAATTGGCGAAAATGCAGGCTTTTTATCAGCCGGTCAGAAACAACGGCTATTGATTGCCAGAATGCTATACAAAAACCCCGATATTTTGCTGTTAGATGAATTTACTTCCCATTTAGACCGGGTAACGGCCGCAAAAGTATTTAATAATATCAAGCAGCTAAAACGCACCACGATCATCGTCACTCATGACTTCAAGTTATTACCAGGGGTAGACCGTATTTTCCTCATGCGCAAAGGTCACCTTTTCCATGATGCCATCAAAGATAGCAAGCGAAAGGCAATCAAGCCATGA
- a CDS encoding HlyD family secretion protein, whose amino-acid sequence MKKTKGRFVTHDKTIEHVLDGNISVPVSIKLFSLVCFSVLFITIIVLVSFQYAPGETVTGYLEPEKGLIKVKSPYSGQVDDIFIKLGDKVSKGTPLFSILNENIDTNQVSFQQQNVQLQNQQKQTLTKQISQLDEEIIIEKKINQSTNRRLKNDKSSLVTKLALQKQLIHKLTKHVTRLKKLAKTKIVSEKVLDDAEIRLFQAKQQQLELTDNLQQVNLEIENHQEDFQRKKIQIEKQRAELKIQLNNIQRQANDYNSNRKKVVTARTSGIIQKINVVQGSTILPSEQIAVEIQPENSKGLKAVLYIPSPRVGIAREGQPVRVLVDAYPVEKFGTLKGIVTQLSNVASYAKESNIKLDDRLIYYRAEVDIDKQYMQLHDKQYPLRPGLTLSADLIQEQRTLMEWIFEPLYRIKKRLLSS is encoded by the coding sequence ATGAAGAAAACAAAAGGAAGATTTGTCACTCACGATAAAACTATCGAGCATGTACTGGATGGCAATATCAGTGTACCTGTGAGTATCAAGCTATTTTCTCTTGTTTGCTTTTCAGTGCTTTTCATTACGATTATTGTTCTGGTTTCCTTTCAATACGCCCCAGGGGAAACAGTAACAGGCTATTTGGAACCAGAAAAAGGCCTGATTAAAGTAAAATCGCCCTATTCAGGACAAGTCGATGACATTTTTATCAAGCTAGGTGATAAAGTGTCTAAAGGAACCCCCCTGTTTTCAATCCTTAATGAAAACATTGATACCAACCAAGTGTCGTTTCAACAACAGAATGTACAGTTGCAAAATCAACAAAAACAAACTCTCACCAAACAAATCAGCCAACTTGATGAAGAAATCATCATTGAAAAGAAAATCAACCAATCCACTAACAGGCGGTTAAAAAATGACAAGTCTTCCTTAGTAACAAAGTTAGCCCTACAAAAACAGCTTATTCATAAATTAACCAAACATGTCACTCGCTTAAAGAAACTAGCCAAAACTAAAATTGTTTCAGAGAAAGTATTGGATGATGCAGAAATTCGCTTATTTCAAGCCAAACAACAACAGTTGGAACTGACTGATAACTTACAGCAAGTTAATCTTGAAATTGAAAACCACCAAGAAGACTTCCAACGTAAAAAAATCCAAATAGAAAAGCAACGAGCAGAATTAAAAATTCAACTGAATAATATTCAACGCCAGGCCAATGACTATAACAGCAACCGGAAAAAAGTTGTTACTGCCCGCACCTCAGGGATTATTCAAAAGATCAATGTTGTACAAGGCTCAACCATTCTACCATCAGAGCAAATTGCTGTCGAAATTCAGCCTGAAAACAGCAAGGGTTTAAAAGCAGTACTTTATATTCCCTCTCCACGAGTAGGTATTGCCCGAGAAGGCCAACCGGTCAGGGTATTAGTTGATGCTTATCCAGTAGAAAAATTCGGTACACTCAAAGGTATTGTTACCCAGCTTTCCAATGTGGCTTCCTATGCAAAAGAGAGTAATATTAAACTCGATGATCGATTAATTTATTATCGGGCAGAAGTGGATATCGATAAGCAATATATGCAACTCCATGACAAACAATATCCACTCCGTCCAGGGCTGACTTTAAGTGCCGATCTGATTCAAGAACAACGCACCCTTATGGAGTGGATATTTGAACCTCTTTATCGGATTAAAAAGCGTCTATTAAGTAGCTAA
- a CDS encoding FeoA family protein produces MQDTLKNLQVGESGHVTTISNTNPGYRRQLLTMGITPGTTITVARIAPLGDPIEITVRGYKLSLRRNEADVVQVEKLS; encoded by the coding sequence ATGCAAGATACACTTAAAAACTTACAGGTCGGTGAAAGTGGGCATGTCACAACGATTAGTAATACTAACCCAGGTTACCGCCGCCAATTATTAACCATGGGAATCACCCCAGGCACTACTATTACCGTTGCTCGAATAGCACCTTTAGGCGACCCTATTGAAATTACTGTACGCGGTTACAAACTAAGCCTTCGTCGAAATGAAGCTGATGTAGTACAGGTGGAGAAGTTATCCTGA
- a CDS encoding LpxL/LpxP family acyltransferase, which produces MRNWYTRFALLLLFIAAYTLPYRWVIVVAGWFGRQSTLFARADINNQHQNFRLLLKQESDVAYAHAVGFFENQYKLVACFFLCCRVGLKRWLNFVNKRISVTNVEPLKRLLAQSQNAILLPFHFGDFISLCSVIWPLLPPEYELIILRGAHTTGLSFNWINKLINIHQLSVSILSATDSQDLKQLLRKLRKQQVVVIIYGDLSGAFGTAQETRFFGKKARFAVGALKIAYQTQCPLLPIELWGNAFELHKKPYLQIKPPFYVRKKPSIEGQQVYLNAIVRMLEQSIRARPSEWMNWQQVGTYFQPTKLAQ; this is translated from the coding sequence ATGAGAAACTGGTATACCCGATTTGCCTTATTATTACTTTTTATTGCAGCTTATACCTTACCCTATCGCTGGGTAATCGTAGTTGCCGGCTGGTTTGGCAGGCAATCGACGCTATTTGCCAGAGCGGATATCAATAATCAGCACCAAAATTTTCGGTTACTGCTCAAGCAAGAAAGCGATGTTGCTTATGCTCATGCCGTTGGCTTCTTTGAAAACCAATATAAACTGGTTGCTTGCTTTTTCCTCTGTTGCCGCGTTGGATTAAAACGCTGGTTAAATTTTGTTAACAAACGCATTAGCGTCACAAATGTAGAGCCACTGAAAAGGCTATTGGCACAATCACAAAATGCTATCTTATTACCCTTTCATTTCGGCGATTTTATTAGTCTATGTTCAGTGATTTGGCCACTATTACCCCCTGAATATGAACTAATTATTTTACGGGGTGCACATACCACAGGATTAAGCTTTAACTGGATTAATAAACTGATCAATATTCACCAATTAAGCGTCAGTATTCTTTCAGCAACTGATAGCCAAGATTTAAAGCAGCTCCTTAGAAAACTACGGAAACAGCAAGTAGTGGTCATTATTTATGGTGATCTCAGTGGCGCATTTGGCACAGCTCAGGAAACTCGTTTTTTTGGTAAAAAAGCCCGCTTTGCTGTTGGCGCCCTAAAAATTGCATACCAAACCCAATGCCCACTATTACCGATTGAACTCTGGGGGAATGCCTTCGAACTTCACAAGAAACCCTATTTGCAGATTAAACCGCCTTTTTATGTAAGGAAAAAACCAAGTATAGAAGGGCAACAAGTTTATCTTAATGCGATTGTACGAATGCTAGAGCAGTCTATTCGGGCAAGACCTAGCGAATGGATGAACTGGCAACAAGTGGGCACCTATTTTCAACCCACGAAGTTAGCCCAATAA